A section of the Agromyces aurantiacus genome encodes:
- a CDS encoding tetratricopeptide repeat protein, giving the protein MTNAVPPQQPANLRGAVDLSALVHRDERRAADAAHGPRTDAPSGVVVATDDQGFGQVLELSRSVPVVVVLWASWSEQSAQLVETLERLVTAREGRLVLAAADADRSPQLVQALQARAIPTLVALVGGQPVPLFEGVQPDDVIEQVFDQLLEIAERNGVTGRVPAGDEAVEASEPAEEPLPPLHQEAFDAINRGDFAAAASAYRTAIAQDPRDELAMAGLAQANLLGRLQGKTLDAIRNRAAAAPADLDAQLDVADLDLSGGHVEDAFDRLLELFPTLDPAGRNVVRERLLELFQVVGAEDPRVGAARRRLAMLLY; this is encoded by the coding sequence GTGACGAACGCCGTCCCCCCGCAGCAGCCCGCGAACCTCCGCGGGGCCGTCGACCTGTCGGCGCTCGTGCACCGCGACGAGCGCCGAGCCGCGGATGCCGCGCACGGCCCGCGCACCGACGCACCGTCGGGCGTGGTCGTGGCGACCGACGACCAGGGGTTCGGCCAGGTCCTCGAGCTCTCGCGTTCGGTGCCGGTCGTGGTCGTGCTCTGGGCGTCCTGGAGCGAGCAGTCCGCGCAACTCGTCGAGACGCTCGAGCGGCTCGTGACCGCCCGCGAGGGCCGTCTCGTGCTGGCCGCGGCCGATGCCGACCGGAGCCCGCAGCTCGTGCAGGCGCTGCAGGCGCGGGCCATCCCCACGCTCGTCGCGCTCGTGGGCGGGCAGCCCGTCCCGCTGTTCGAGGGCGTGCAGCCCGACGACGTCATCGAGCAGGTCTTCGACCAGCTGCTCGAGATCGCCGAGCGCAACGGCGTCACGGGCCGCGTCCCCGCCGGCGACGAGGCGGTCGAGGCGTCGGAGCCCGCCGAGGAGCCGCTGCCGCCCCTGCACCAGGAGGCGTTCGACGCGATCAACCGGGGCGACTTCGCGGCCGCGGCATCCGCCTACCGCACGGCGATCGCGCAGGACCCCCGCGACGAGCTCGCCATGGCCGGGCTCGCGCAGGCGAACCTGCTCGGACGACTGCAGGGCAAGACGCTCGACGCCATCCGCAACCGGGCGGCCGCCGCCCCGGCCGACCTCGACGCGCAGCTCGACGTGGCCGACCTCGACCTGTCGGGCGGGCACGTCGAGGACGCGTTCGATCGGCTGCTCGAGCTCTTCCCGACGCTCGATCCCGCCGGGAGGAACGTGGTGCGCGAGCGCCTGCTCGAGCTGTTCCAGGTCGTCGGCGCGGAGGATCCTCGGGTCGGGGCGGCACGCCGACGGCTCGCGATGCTCCTGTACTGA
- a CDS encoding DivIVA domain-containing protein: protein MAVEETEFTQVFRGYDKDEVDRSINALRREIIAANNATGETQKENKRLLARIEELTAELEEVGSPTFSGLGTKLENTLRVAEEQSTRLIAQADIDAEKLRRAAEDEAHLMRSDAHELAERTLSEARAQANRLLENARAEADDMVARAQEASEQFREDANRDAAAIRGTASTEAAEARSTAKREAAALVAEAERKAAEMLVAANTEANEARAAAAGLQEETEQTRAEVAIELDQKRAELARETEQARIDLARETEQARLDLERETAEAHAAIEAEIAERRAVLEHELEQARTDLERELAAERAKLEEQREQTVVDLKRESETSRLKLQNELERIRAKHAAELDQMRADLALEQEQARADFEAEAEQARIDLDNQLTSMKKKTTHEVNRMRREIERARMDLDAELATKRDEAEQELLAAQQQAAEQTKKFLADANAELEEAIARTNQSRAEAERLESEVRTEAAASREKADEEARERVAAAHAQARKLIADAEERTRALVADAEDRLAQIKIERDAVAGYFESLRGVLTQAEQVANRK from the coding sequence TTGGCCGTCGAAGAGACCGAGTTCACGCAGGTATTCCGCGGATACGACAAGGACGAGGTCGACCGGAGCATCAACGCGCTCCGTCGCGAGATCATCGCCGCGAACAACGCGACCGGCGAGACGCAGAAGGAGAACAAGCGCCTCCTCGCCCGCATCGAGGAGCTCACCGCGGAACTCGAGGAGGTCGGCAGCCCCACCTTCTCCGGACTCGGCACCAAGCTCGAGAACACCCTCCGCGTGGCCGAGGAGCAGTCCACGCGCCTCATCGCGCAGGCCGACATCGACGCCGAGAAGCTCCGCCGCGCCGCCGAGGACGAGGCGCACCTCATGCGCTCCGACGCGCACGAGCTGGCCGAGCGCACCCTGTCGGAGGCGCGTGCGCAGGCCAACCGCCTGCTCGAGAACGCCCGCGCCGAGGCCGACGACATGGTCGCGCGCGCGCAGGAGGCGAGCGAGCAGTTCCGCGAGGATGCCAACCGCGACGCCGCCGCCATCCGCGGCACCGCCTCCACCGAGGCGGCCGAGGCGCGCTCGACCGCCAAGCGCGAAGCCGCCGCGCTCGTCGCCGAGGCCGAGCGCAAGGCCGCCGAGATGCTCGTCGCCGCGAACACCGAGGCCAACGAGGCCCGGGCCGCGGCCGCCGGCCTCCAGGAGGAGACCGAGCAGACGCGCGCCGAGGTCGCGATCGAGCTCGACCAGAAGCGCGCCGAGCTCGCGCGCGAGACCGAGCAGGCGCGCATCGACCTGGCCCGCGAGACCGAGCAGGCCCGCCTCGACCTCGAGCGCGAGACGGCCGAGGCGCACGCCGCGATCGAGGCTGAGATCGCCGAGCGCCGCGCGGTGCTCGAGCACGAGCTCGAGCAGGCCCGCACCGACCTCGAGCGCGAGCTCGCGGCCGAGCGCGCGAAGCTGGAGGAGCAGCGCGAGCAGACCGTGGTCGACCTCAAGCGCGAGTCCGAGACCTCGCGGCTCAAGCTGCAGAACGAGCTCGAGCGCATCCGCGCGAAGCACGCCGCCGAGCTCGACCAGATGCGCGCCGACCTCGCGCTCGAGCAGGAGCAGGCTCGCGCCGACTTCGAGGCCGAGGCCGAGCAGGCGCGTATCGACCTGGACAACCAGCTCACGTCGATGAAGAAGAAGACGACGCACGAGGTCAACCGGATGCGTCGCGAGATCGAGCGTGCCCGCATGGACCTCGACGCCGAGCTGGCCACCAAGCGCGACGAGGCCGAGCAGGAGCTCCTCGCCGCCCAGCAGCAGGCCGCCGAGCAGACCAAGAAGTTCCTCGCCGACGCCAACGCCGAGCTCGAGGAGGCCATCGCGCGCACCAACCAGAGCCGCGCCGAGGCCGAGCGCCTCGAGAGCGAGGTCCGCACCGAGGCCGCCGCGTCCCGCGAGAAGGCCGACGAGGAGGCGCGCGAGCGCGTCGCCGCCGCCCACGCGCAGGCGCGGAAGCTCATCGCCGACGCCGAGGAGCGGACGCGTGCGCTCGTGGCCGACGCCGAGGACCGGCTCGCGCAGATCAAGATCGAGCGCGACGCGGTCGCCGGCTACTTCGAGAGCCTGCGCGGCGTGCTCACGCAGGCCGAGCAGGTCGCGAACCGGAAGTAA
- a CDS encoding AI-2E family transporter — protein sequence MRIQNAFRLALVGTLGVGVGLLILSAVANLSTILTYIGAALFLALGLEPAVSGLERRGLPRWAAILVVILGVAVVVAALLLAVIPIIVDQIAELIAQIPGIVAQLNRVDWIEWLQQQFPLLKIDEISEQAGAALTEFFTNPDKLSELLGGVWAVAIAIGGGVFAVIVVAVLTVYFTASLDTMKRATYQLVPASRRARFADLTEQITQSVGRYVIGQVSLAAVNGFLSFAFLSIIRAPFPAVLAFIAFLFSLVPLVGTLTGSIIIVLICLIPGIGSPLTGLVAAIYYLVYMQVEAYVLSPRIMSRAVKVPGAVVVVAALAGGALLGILGALVAIPIAAAVLLIIKQVVIPRQNER from the coding sequence GTGAGGATCCAGAACGCGTTCCGGCTTGCCCTGGTCGGCACGCTCGGCGTCGGCGTCGGACTCCTGATCCTCTCCGCCGTCGCGAACCTGTCGACGATCCTCACCTACATCGGAGCAGCACTGTTCCTGGCCCTCGGCCTCGAGCCCGCCGTGAGCGGGCTCGAGCGCCGGGGGCTTCCCCGTTGGGCGGCGATCCTGGTCGTCATCCTCGGCGTGGCGGTGGTGGTCGCCGCGCTCCTGCTCGCGGTCATCCCGATCATCGTCGACCAGATCGCGGAGCTGATCGCCCAGATCCCGGGCATCGTCGCGCAGCTGAACCGGGTCGACTGGATCGAGTGGCTCCAGCAGCAGTTCCCGCTGCTGAAGATCGACGAGATCAGCGAGCAGGCCGGCGCCGCGCTCACCGAGTTCTTCACCAACCCCGACAAGCTGAGCGAGCTGCTGGGCGGGGTGTGGGCCGTCGCCATCGCGATCGGCGGAGGCGTCTTCGCCGTCATCGTCGTGGCCGTGCTGACGGTGTACTTCACCGCGTCGCTCGACACGATGAAGCGGGCGACCTACCAGCTCGTGCCGGCATCGCGGCGGGCCCGCTTCGCCGACCTGACCGAGCAGATCACGCAGTCGGTGGGCCGCTACGTGATCGGCCAGGTCTCCCTGGCGGCCGTCAACGGCTTCCTGAGCTTCGCGTTCCTGTCCATCATCCGAGCGCCGTTCCCGGCGGTGCTCGCCTTCATCGCGTTCCTCTTCTCGCTCGTGCCGCTCGTGGGCACGCTGACGGGCTCGATCATCATCGTGCTGATCTGCCTCATCCCGGGGATCGGGTCGCCGCTCACGGGCCTCGTCGCCGCGATCTACTACCTGGTGTACATGCAGGTCGAGGCGTACGTGCTCTCGCCGCGCATCATGAGCCGCGCGGTGAAGGTGCCCGGCGCGGTCGTGGTCGTCGCGGCGCTCGCGGGCGGCGCGCTGCTCGGGATCCTCGGCGCACTGGTCGCCATCCCGATCGCGGCCGCCGTCCTGCTCATCATCAAGCAGGTCGTCATCCCGCGGCAGAACGAACGCTGA
- a CDS encoding alpha/beta hydrolase: MTEIRAGVELPAHREQIELRTGDGLRLVGELATPVDRAPVATLVTLHPLPTAGGFMDSHIIRKAAARLPALAGLAVLRFNTRGTTSARGTSEGTFGEGVAERADVAAAMGFVHERGLPAPWLVGWSFGTELALKYGLDHGIAGAILLSPPLHRTSDEELARWRAAPVPLVALIPEHDDYLKPAEAAQRFAGLPHLTRIDVEGGKHLWVGESQTRRVLEEIVRAVNPAALPLPTQWPAGSVSTPGA, translated from the coding sequence ATGACCGAGATCAGGGCGGGCGTCGAGCTTCCCGCGCACCGCGAGCAGATCGAGCTGCGCACCGGCGACGGCCTGCGCCTGGTCGGCGAGCTCGCCACCCCGGTCGACCGCGCCCCGGTCGCGACGCTCGTGACGCTGCATCCGCTCCCCACCGCCGGCGGCTTCATGGACTCACACATCATCCGCAAGGCCGCCGCGCGCCTTCCCGCGCTCGCGGGGCTCGCCGTGCTCCGCTTCAACACGCGCGGCACGACGTCCGCGCGCGGGACGAGCGAGGGCACGTTCGGCGAGGGCGTGGCCGAGCGTGCGGATGTCGCGGCGGCGATGGGGTTCGTGCACGAGCGCGGCCTGCCCGCGCCGTGGCTCGTCGGCTGGTCGTTCGGCACCGAGCTGGCGCTGAAGTACGGCCTGGACCACGGCATCGCGGGGGCGATCCTGCTCTCGCCTCCGCTGCACCGGACGAGCGACGAGGAGCTCGCGAGATGGCGTGCCGCGCCCGTTCCGCTGGTGGCCCTGATCCCCGAGCACGACGACTACCTGAAGCCCGCCGAGGCCGCGCAGCGCTTCGCGGGCCTGCCGCACCTGACGCGGATCGACGTGGAAGGCGGCAAACACCTCTGGGTGGGCGAATCGCAGACGCGTCGGGTGCTCGAGGAGATCGTGCGCGCGGTCAATCCCGCGGCGCTTCCGCTGCCGACGCAGTGGCCCGCCGGGTCGGTCTCGACGCCCGGCGCGTAG
- a CDS encoding lytic transglycosylase domain-containing protein → MSSAPVRPAGMRRDDPAPRPRPHGTTAAVAPGRGARTAGRVKQAATVVCAFAASVSFLLVNIVDPYSGATASATWTPADRFGGQSVQEFAVDGEVAAASVASEGYLVEEKPEPEPEPAESAAWAPPAVVPDPGSAQAYAAGAVAARGWPSTEFDCLVALWNKESGWRVNAYNASSGAYGIPQALPGSKMATAGADWETNAATQIEWGLGYIQGRYGTPCGAWGHSQSVGWY, encoded by the coding sequence GTGTCATCCGCTCCCGTTCGACCCGCCGGCATGCGCCGCGACGACCCCGCGCCCCGGCCGCGCCCGCATGGCACGACCGCCGCGGTCGCGCCCGGCCGCGGCGCCCGCACCGCGGGACGGGTCAAGCAGGCCGCGACGGTCGTGTGCGCGTTCGCCGCGTCGGTGAGCTTCCTGCTCGTCAACATCGTCGACCCGTACTCCGGGGCGACCGCCTCCGCCACCTGGACCCCGGCCGATCGGTTCGGCGGCCAGTCGGTCCAGGAGTTCGCGGTCGACGGCGAGGTCGCCGCGGCATCCGTCGCCTCAGAGGGGTACCTCGTCGAGGAGAAGCCCGAGCCCGAGCCCGAGCCCGCCGAGTCCGCCGCGTGGGCGCCGCCGGCCGTCGTGCCCGACCCCGGTTCCGCCCAGGCGTACGCGGCCGGTGCGGTCGCGGCGCGGGGGTGGCCGAGCACCGAGTTCGACTGCCTCGTCGCATTGTGGAACAAGGAGTCCGGCTGGCGCGTGAACGCCTACAACGCCTCGAGCGGCGCGTACGGGATCCCGCAGGCGCTGCCCGGATCCAAGATGGCCACGGCCGGGGCCGACTGGGAGACGAATGCGGCCACCCAGATCGAATGGGGCCTCGGCTACATCCAGGGCCGCTACGGCACGCCCTGCGGCGCGTGGGGGCATTCCCAGAGCGTCGGCTGGTACTGA
- a CDS encoding DivIVA domain-containing protein — MDATFPRARRNQLGYKTTEVEEFLQRARRAYDGAARPDDPELDAERIRLTAFSMQKGGYSTTHVDAAMERLEDAFAYRERQIASRLHGDDAWLAEARTTAQVVANRLARPEGERFDRVSVLALGYDVHEVDRFADRLLRYFRDGWPIAIDDVRGVVFTAQRGGYRESQVDLVLDAVVDVMLAVR; from the coding sequence GTGGATGCCACGTTCCCCCGTGCCCGCAGGAACCAGCTGGGCTACAAGACGACCGAGGTCGAGGAGTTCCTGCAGCGCGCACGCCGCGCGTACGATGGCGCCGCCCGACCCGACGACCCCGAACTCGACGCCGAGCGCATCCGCCTCACGGCCTTCTCGATGCAGAAGGGCGGCTACTCGACGACGCACGTCGACGCCGCGATGGAGCGCCTGGAGGATGCGTTCGCGTACCGCGAGCGCCAGATCGCCTCGCGGCTGCACGGCGACGACGCCTGGCTGGCCGAGGCGCGCACGACGGCGCAGGTCGTCGCCAACCGCCTCGCCCGTCCCGAGGGCGAGCGCTTCGACCGCGTGAGCGTCCTCGCGCTCGGCTACGACGTGCACGAGGTCGATCGCTTCGCCGACCGGCTCCTCCGGTACTTCCGCGACGGCTGGCCCATCGCGATCGACGACGTTCGCGGGGTCGTGTTCACCGCCCAGCGCGGCGGCTACCGCGAGTCCCAGGTCGATCTCGTCCTGGACGCCGTCGTCGACGTCATGCTCGCCGTGCGCTGA
- a CDS encoding phosphatidate cytidylyltransferase → MTGVPDGEDPGAGDERHPARSEFRESMHQARIDLERQLETSRAQFDQAQERINARTGRNLLLAIVIGVVFGGSLLLSLLVVKELFMVFAVVVAAFASSELAAALRHGGYLVPRIPTVVAAVAAVPAAYYGGGAGQLVAVLGGMVLVVTWRLVEQAIPRIRAGSSMGLARDLGAGLFVQGYVTFLATFAVVLTAADGGQWWTLAFIITAVATDTGAYAFGLAFGKHPMAPVISPKKTWEGFGGAALASLVAGVILALFMLGQPWWFGLVFGAIILLTATLGDLAESLIKRDLGIKDMSSWLPGHGGFLDRLDSILPSAAVAYAAFRLFG, encoded by the coding sequence ATGACAGGCGTCCCCGACGGGGAGGATCCGGGCGCCGGCGACGAGCGGCATCCGGCGCGATCCGAGTTCCGTGAGTCGATGCACCAGGCGCGCATCGACCTCGAGCGTCAGCTCGAGACGTCCCGCGCGCAGTTCGACCAGGCGCAGGAGCGCATCAACGCGCGCACTGGACGGAACCTGCTGCTCGCGATCGTCATCGGCGTCGTGTTCGGCGGATCGCTGCTGCTCAGCCTCCTGGTGGTCAAGGAGCTGTTCATGGTGTTCGCGGTGGTCGTCGCCGCGTTCGCCAGCTCAGAGCTCGCGGCGGCCCTCCGGCACGGCGGGTACCTCGTGCCCCGCATCCCCACGGTCGTCGCCGCGGTCGCCGCCGTACCGGCCGCGTACTACGGCGGCGGGGCCGGCCAACTGGTCGCGGTGCTCGGCGGCATGGTGCTCGTCGTGACCTGGCGCCTGGTCGAGCAGGCGATCCCGCGCATCCGCGCCGGCAGCTCGATGGGGCTCGCCCGCGACCTCGGCGCCGGCCTGTTCGTGCAGGGCTACGTGACCTTCCTCGCGACCTTCGCCGTCGTGCTCACCGCGGCGGACGGCGGGCAGTGGTGGACGCTCGCCTTCATCATCACGGCGGTCGCCACCGACACGGGTGCCTACGCGTTCGGCCTCGCGTTCGGCAAGCACCCCATGGCGCCCGTCATCAGCCCGAAGAAGACGTGGGAGGGATTCGGTGGCGCGGCGCTCGCGAGCCTCGTCGCCGGCGTCATCCTCGCGCTCTTCATGCTCGGGCAGCCGTGGTGGTTCGGCCTGGTGTTCGGCGCGATCATCCTGCTGACGGCCACGCTCGGCGATCTCGCCGAGTCGTTGATCAAGCGCGATCTCGGCATCAAGGACATGAGCTCGTGGCTGCCCGGCCACGGGGGATTCCTCGACCGGCTCGACTCGATCCTTCCCTCGGCGGCCGTGGCGTACGCGGCGTTCCGGTTGTTCGGGTGA
- the frr gene encoding ribosome recycling factor translates to MIADVLSEASARMQKAVEVAKDDFASVRTGRANPQLFQKIMVSYYGTPTPLSQLASLQNPEARTLVVTPYDKSALKDIEQAIRDTPNLGANPTNDGNIVRVTLPELTEERRKEFVKIVRSKAEDARVSVRNIRRKAKDDLDALKGEVGDDEVARGEKELEHVTKTHVDQIDEALKRKEAELLEV, encoded by the coding sequence GTGATCGCGGATGTACTGTCCGAAGCAAGTGCACGCATGCAGAAGGCCGTCGAGGTCGCGAAGGACGACTTCGCGTCCGTCCGGACCGGGCGCGCGAACCCGCAGCTCTTCCAGAAGATCATGGTGAGCTACTACGGCACGCCCACGCCGCTCTCGCAGCTCGCCTCGCTGCAGAACCCCGAGGCCCGCACCCTCGTGGTGACGCCCTACGACAAGAGCGCGCTCAAGGACATCGAGCAGGCGATCCGCGACACCCCGAACCTCGGCGCGAACCCCACCAACGACGGCAACATCGTGCGGGTGACCCTCCCCGAACTCACCGAGGAGCGTCGCAAGGAGTTCGTGAAGATCGTGCGGTCGAAGGCGGAGGACGCTCGCGTGTCCGTCCGGAACATCCGACGCAAGGCCAAGGACGACCTCGATGCGCTGAAGGGCGAGGTCGGCGACGACGAGGTGGCTCGCGGCGAGAAGGAGCTCGAGCACGTCACGAAGACGCACGTCGACCAGATCGACGAGGCGCTCAAGCGCAAGGAAGCCGAACTCCTCGAGGTCTAG
- the pyrH gene encoding UMP kinase yields the protein MTEHKRRVMLKLSGEAFGGGALGVNPDVVSAMAREIADAARTVEVAIVVGGGNFFRGAELSERGMDRGRADYMGMLGTVMNSLALQDFLEQAGAETRVQSAISMTQVAEPYIPRRAERHLEKGRVVIFGAGAGLPYFSTDTVAAQRALEIGADVVLVAKNGVDGVYTDDPRTNPDARKLDRISYQEALQRGLKVVDSTAFSLCMDNGMPMLVFGMEPSGNVTKAILGEELGTVVSNGEPALAR from the coding sequence ATGACGGAACACAAGCGCAGGGTCATGCTCAAGCTCTCGGGCGAGGCGTTCGGCGGCGGCGCGCTCGGGGTCAACCCCGACGTGGTCAGCGCGATGGCCCGCGAGATCGCGGATGCGGCACGCACCGTCGAGGTCGCGATCGTGGTCGGCGGGGGCAACTTCTTCCGCGGCGCGGAGCTCTCCGAGCGCGGCATGGATCGCGGCCGCGCGGACTACATGGGCATGCTCGGCACGGTCATGAACTCGCTCGCCCTCCAGGACTTCCTCGAGCAGGCGGGCGCCGAGACGCGCGTCCAGTCGGCGATCTCGATGACCCAGGTGGCCGAGCCGTACATCCCGCGCCGCGCCGAGCGGCACCTCGAGAAGGGCCGGGTCGTCATCTTCGGCGCCGGCGCGGGCCTGCCGTACTTCTCGACCGACACGGTCGCCGCGCAGCGCGCGCTCGAGATCGGCGCCGACGTCGTGCTCGTCGCCAAGAACGGCGTCGACGGCGTCTACACGGATGACCCGCGCACCAATCCCGACGCGCGCAAGCTCGACCGCATCAGCTACCAGGAGGCCCTGCAGCGGGGCCTGAAGGTGGTCGACTCGACCGCGTTCAGCCTCTGCATGGACAACGGCATGCCGATGCTCGTGTTCGGCATGGAGCCCAGCGGCAACGTCACCAAGGCCATCCTGGGCGAGGAACTCGGCACCGTCGTGAGCAACGGCGAACCGGCCCTCGCTCGATAG
- the tsf gene encoding translation elongation factor Ts, which translates to MANFTLEDVKTLRERLGTGMVDTKNALVEADGDLEKAVEILRLKGAKGNAKRADRSTAEGLVAAVDNGDGTATLIELACETDFVAKGDKFVGLADRVLAAVAASRAETVEAALAAPAEGKTVADVISEDAAILGEKVELRRVRLVTGESFSIYLHKTSKDLPPQVGVVLGYTGSDADTARSIAQHISFAAPEYLTREDVPAEAVEKERTIVEQITREEGKPEAALPKIVEGRLGAFFKQVALLEQDYAKDNKLNVGKVVSDAGLTVTDFARFKVGA; encoded by the coding sequence ATGGCCAACTTCACCCTCGAAGACGTCAAGACCCTGCGCGAGCGCCTCGGCACCGGCATGGTCGACACCAAGAACGCGCTCGTCGAAGCCGACGGCGACCTCGAGAAGGCCGTCGAGATCCTCCGCCTGAAGGGCGCGAAGGGCAACGCCAAGCGTGCCGACCGCTCGACCGCCGAGGGCCTCGTCGCCGCCGTCGACAACGGCGACGGCACCGCCACCCTCATCGAGCTGGCCTGCGAGACCGACTTCGTCGCCAAGGGCGACAAGTTCGTCGGGCTCGCCGACCGCGTGCTCGCGGCCGTCGCCGCGTCTCGCGCCGAGACCGTCGAGGCCGCCCTGGCCGCGCCGGCCGAGGGCAAGACCGTCGCCGACGTCATCTCCGAGGACGCCGCGATCCTCGGCGAGAAGGTCGAGCTGCGTCGCGTCCGCCTCGTCACGGGCGAGAGCTTCTCGATCTACCTGCACAAGACCTCGAAGGACCTGCCCCCGCAGGTCGGCGTGGTGCTCGGGTACACCGGTTCCGACGCCGACACGGCGCGCTCGATTGCCCAGCACATCTCGTTCGCCGCGCCGGAGTACCTCACGCGTGAGGACGTCCCGGCCGAGGCGGTCGAGAAGGAGCGCACGATCGTCGAGCAGATCACCCGCGAGGAGGGCAAGCCCGAGGCCGCCCTCCCGAAGATCGTCGAGGGTCGCCTCGGTGCGTTCTTCAAGCAGGTCGCGCTGCTCGAGCAGGACTACGCCAAGGACAACAAGCTGAATGTCGGCAAGGTCGTCTCCGACGCCGGCCTCACGGTCACCGACTTCGCCCGCTTCAAGGTCGGCGCGTAA
- the rpsB gene encoding 30S ribosomal protein S2 — MAVVTIRQLLDSGVHFGHQTRRWNPKMKRFIFTERSGIYIIDLQQSLAYIDKAYDFVKETVAHGGTILFVGTKKQAQESIAEQATRVGQPYVNQRWLGGLLTNFTTVSKRLARMKELEELDFEGTTSGFTKKELLLKKRELDKLHKSLGGIRNLSKTPSALWVVDTKKEHLAIDEAKKLGIPVIGILDTNCDPDEVQYPIPGNDDAIRSVSLLTRIIADAAAEGLIQRHQKPEEGEEAEPLAEWEQELLQAGAAETPAQSSAETAKVAGTETEAKAEAAEVVDEAAAEVAATESEADAAGAAAAESK, encoded by the coding sequence ATGGCCGTCGTCACCATCCGCCAGCTGCTCGACAGCGGCGTCCACTTCGGGCACCAGACACGCCGTTGGAACCCCAAGATGAAGCGCTTCATCTTCACCGAGCGTTCCGGCATCTACATCATCGACCTCCAGCAGTCGCTGGCCTACATCGACAAGGCCTACGACTTCGTCAAGGAGACGGTCGCCCACGGCGGCACCATCCTCTTCGTCGGCACCAAGAAGCAGGCGCAGGAGTCGATCGCCGAGCAGGCCACCCGCGTCGGCCAGCCCTACGTCAACCAGCGCTGGCTCGGCGGCCTCCTCACCAACTTCACCACGGTCTCCAAGCGCCTCGCGCGCATGAAGGAGCTCGAGGAGCTCGACTTCGAGGGCACCACGAGCGGCTTCACCAAGAAGGAGCTCCTCCTCAAGAAGCGCGAGCTCGACAAGCTGCACAAGTCGCTCGGCGGCATCCGCAACCTCTCGAAGACGCCGTCGGCGCTCTGGGTCGTGGACACCAAGAAGGAGCACCTCGCGATCGACGAGGCCAAGAAGCTCGGCATCCCCGTCATCGGAATCCTCGACACCAACTGCGACCCCGACGAGGTCCAGTACCCGATCCCCGGCAACGACGACGCGATCCGCTCGGTGAGCCTGCTCACGCGCATCATCGCCGACGCCGCCGCCGAGGGCCTGATCCAGCGCCACCAGAAGCCCGAGGAGGGCGAGGAGGCGGAGCCGCTCGCCGAGTGGGAGCAGGAGCTGCTGCAGGCCGGCGCCGCGGAGACCCCCGCGCAGTCGTCGGCCGAGACGGCGAAGGTCGCCGGCACCGAGACCGAGGCGAAGGCCGAGGCCGCGGAGGTCGTCGACGAGGCGGCCGCCGAGGTCGCCGCGACGGAGTCCGAGGCCGACGCCGCGGGCGCTGCCGCCGCCGAGTCCAAGTAA
- a CDS encoding M23 family metallopeptidase: MPRAPRRPARHTLVLAAVLAIHLTFTAAEPSAARDPAEISPSPSPIDVDPAWAWPVGPPVRLLAPFRAPATPYSAGHRGIDLAAAPGGMVRAPADGVVSFAGPVAGRPVLSIAHGNGIVSSIEPVAASVAADDAVREGEVVGVVGVGGHCDGACVHVGVRVHGEYVSPLLFLGGVPRAVLLPLGG; the protein is encoded by the coding sequence ATGCCCCGAGCACCTCGTCGTCCCGCCCGTCACACGCTCGTCCTCGCGGCCGTGCTCGCGATCCATCTCACGTTCACTGCGGCGGAGCCATCCGCAGCGCGCGACCCGGCTGAGATCAGCCCCTCGCCGTCGCCGATCGACGTGGACCCGGCATGGGCCTGGCCGGTCGGGCCGCCGGTGCGCCTCCTCGCGCCGTTCCGCGCGCCGGCGACGCCGTACTCGGCCGGCCATCGCGGGATCGACCTCGCCGCGGCTCCGGGCGGCATGGTCCGCGCGCCGGCCGACGGCGTCGTGTCGTTCGCCGGGCCGGTCGCCGGGCGTCCGGTGCTCTCCATCGCGCACGGCAACGGCATCGTGAGCTCGATCGAGCCGGTGGCCGCCTCCGTCGCGGCCGATGATGCGGTGCGCGAGGGCGAGGTCGTCGGCGTCGTCGGCGTCGGCGGACACTGCGACGGGGCCTGCGTGCACGTCGGGGTCCGGGTCCACGGCGAGTACGTGTCGCCGCTGCTGTTCCTCGGCGGCGTGCCGCGCGCGGTGCTGCTGCCGCTCGGGGGGTGA